A window of Pomacea canaliculata isolate SZHN2017 linkage group LG3, ASM307304v1, whole genome shotgun sequence contains these coding sequences:
- the LOC112560584 gene encoding uncharacterized protein LOC112560584 yields the protein MPAMRHPASFSSHLTSTPVCLESDERILVESQRPETITNGSFQYDRSNIGSLGRRVKPSNTLGYPNGEVTMRKRSKRDRLKLYRQAGRCITVQGFEGRFGGLYDDSLSDPSDSSRTDIPDDTLAVYKTMNKEDLLRVVIQNKAQLIRKDQYIKDLENYIDDLLVRVMECTPRILHRPPMHHR from the exons ATGCCAGCAATGCGTCATCCTGCTTCTTTCTCATCCCACCTTACTAGCACACCAGTATGTttagaaagtgacgagaggatTCTGGTAGAGTCTCAGAGGCCAGAAACAATTACAAATGGTTCTTTCCAGTATGATCGCAGCAACATTGGTAGCTTGGGACGTCGGGTGAAACCCAGCAATACTCTGGGATATCCTAATGGAGAGGTGACCATGAGGAAACGATCAAAGAGGGATCGCCTGAAATTATATCGTCAAG CTGGGCGATGCATTACAGTTCAGGGCTTTGAGGGAAGATTTGGTGGTCTTTATGATGATAGCCTATCAGATCCCAGTGATTCATCAAGAACAGATATTCCAGATGATACACTTGCAGTCTACAAAACCATGAACAAGGAG GACTTGCTCAGAGTGGTGATTCAAAACAAAGCCCAGCTTATCCGTAAAGATCAATACATCAAAGATCTTGAGAACTACATTGATGACCTCTTGGTGCGCGTCATGGAGTGCACACCGCGTATACTACACCGTCCACCCATGCATCATCGCTAG
- the LOC112560585 gene encoding zinc finger CCCH domain-containing protein 14-like, with protein sequence MEIGNEISQKIRSAIKAKLVELGAYVDEELPDYIMVMVANKKSQSQMSMDLNLFLGTNTDKFTSWLHGLLAKLQSLTSVSTLDKSGLPKAGKQKSDQPVDASSSSTSGKSYTKDGDEIDMHKGRKLSSTSEDKPESKKDTRKRKSVDDRKSIEKLKQDDSQNTESSAVLEKAEEPTKRLEIMKDETPLHSLSAGGKIDTFSQAKSEAIQIGLDEDYSELILTETDELAEELEQEAGINLLNKKDDEKQVISQASENGGTLKAKVSTITLAPAGSNRESTPQSPSSLQARPKAVTSPIRQTTSRQIATKVVAPHISELFTRRKRAPISVVGSVSHNTEEEDEAYDPYNPAVGSVASIVKVTARKSSVPLNLQANKSLLLRAINEAEKSVESLRRVAVTPVKPIIRSEEKQKEEERQVKRQSHVISKVSKVSQPNPRLAQKSLRQAIDQPKPSHQTEYPVYIPTRKVHPSPKVNVGERIGLISKSRREEAAKQALATEKKDLARTLAPTKRKLPSSFIITRKREVEPLLSRKKQPSLLPEKVTKHAKLDEAVIDSRVVEYEPDEALSLQEEEKSVVSASSTEATSQGIPEILDDVENDEFILDQEDMDLAENESSTLLEEEDMRDVNVKEKQKDKTRFVVTLDGVDNEQYEKTMEIQTEPQKKSLLEADEEMVPMSQIKDTAPTRISPPKIQPFSINLKDSDEEGEVMQDEEETLPLKKAKMTERCKFWPACVNGAACEYHHPTVHCKTFPLCRFGDKCLYIHPNCRFDSKCVRPDCPFTHSSRRSFVTQIIPRPSVPVMIPVPPPRSTNPPQCKFFPSCSNMNCPFFHPKPCRFGMSCKNRELSCPFFHPPLPSKDKLKWSAEKEKSVS encoded by the exons ATGGAAATTGGTAACGAAATAAGCCAGAAGATCCGATCAGCAATCAAAGCAAAGTTAGTGGAGCTTGGAGCTTATGTAGATGAAGAGTTGCCAGACTACATCATGGTGATGGTAGCGAACAAAAAGAGCCAGTCACAGATGTCCATGGACCTTAACCTTTTCCTTGGCACGAACACTGACAAATTTACTTCGTGGCTTCATGGTCTTCTAGCCAAATTACAATCCCTAACATCAGTGTCTACATTGGATAAGAGTGGCTTACCAAAAGCAGGCAAGCAAAAATCTGATCAACCTGTAGATGCTAGTTCCAGTAGCACGAGTGGCAAAAGCTACACCAAAGACGGTGATGAAATTGATATGCATAAAGGACGAAAACTATCATCTACATCTGAAGACAAGCCCGAGTCAAAAAAAGACACCAGGAAGCGAAAATCAGTTGATGATCGCAAGTCCATAGAAAAATTAAAGCAGGATGATTCCCAAAATACAGAATCATCAGCAGTTTTAGAAAAAGCAGAAGAACCTACCAAAAGGcttgaaataatgaaagatgaaactccactccactcactgtCAGCAGGAGGGAAAATAGATACATTTTCACAAGCAAAGAGTGAAGCGATTCAGATTGGGTTGGATGAAGATTATTCAGAACTGATCTTGACAGAAACTGATGAGCTAGCAGAAGAATTAGAGCAAGAAGCAGGCATtaatcttttaaacaaaaaagatgaCGAAAAACAAGTCATAAGTCAAGCCAGTGAGAATGGAGGCACACTCAAAGCCAAGGTGTCTACAATAACTTTGGCTCCAGCAGGCTCAAATAGAGAGTCAACCCCACAGTCGCCATCATCCTTGCAGGCCAGGCCTAAAGCTGTTACATCACCCATACGGCAAACTACTTCACGCCAGATTGCAACTAAAGTCGTTGCACCTCATATCTCAGAATTATTCACGAGAAGAAAACGTGCTCCAATATCTGTGGTAGGCTCTGTATCTCACAatacagaagaagaagatgaagccTATGACCCATACAATCCTGCAGTTGGAAGTGTTGCTAGCATTGTCAAAGTCACTGCAAGAAAGTCAAGTGTACCTCTAAATCTTCAGGCAAACAA GTCCTTACTTCTGAGGGCAATCAATGAAGCAGAAAAGTCAGTAGAGTCTCTGAGGCGAGTAGCTGTCACACCTGTCAAACCCATCATCAGATCAGAggagaaacaaaaggaagaagaaagacaggTTAAAAGACAATCACATGTGATATCTAAGGTTTCTAAAGTGTCCCAGCCTAATCCAAGGCTTGCACAGAAGAGCCTCCGCCAAGCCATAGATCAGCCCAAACCCAGCCATCAAACAGAGTACCCTGTCTACATACCCACTCGCAAAGTTCATCCTTCTCCGAAAGTGAATGTTGGCGAGCGAATAGGGCTTATCTCCAAGTCCAGGCGAGAGGAAGCAGCTAAGCAAGCATTGGCAACTGAAAAAAAGGATCTAGCAAGGACATTAGCACCAACAAAGAGAAAACTTCCGTCCAGTTTTATAATCACAAGGAAACGTGAAGTGGAGCCACTATTAAGTAGGAAGAAGCAGCCATCATTGCTACCAGAAAAAGTCACAAAGCATGCAAAATTGGACGAAGCTGTGATTGATAGCCGAGTTGTTGAATATGAGCCAGATGAAGCTTTATCTTTGCAGGAAGAAGAGAAATCAGTTGTTTCTGCCAGCAGCACTGAAGCTACTAGCCAGGGAATACCAGAGATTTTAGATGATGTTGAAAATGATGAATTTATTCTGGACCAGGAAGACATGGATTTGGCAGAAAATGAAAGTAGTACTCTGCTTGAAGAAGAAGACATGAGAGACGTTAACgtaaaagagaaacagaaagacaaaaccAGATTTGTTGTAACATTAGATGGTGTTGACAATGAGCAGTATGAAAAAACAATGGAGATACAGACTGAGCCTCAGAAGAAATCCCTGTTAGAGGCTGATGAGGAAATGGTTCCCATGTCCCAGATAAAGGACACTGCTCCCACTCGCATCTCTCCTCCCAAAATTCAACCTTTTTCCATTAATTTAAAGGACTCAGATGAAGAGGGGGAAGTAATGCAGGATGAAGAAGAGACTTTACCTTTGAAGAAGGCCAAGATGACGGAGCGCTGTAAATTCTGGCCAGCATGTGTGAATGGTGCAGCTTGTGAGTACCATCACCCAACTGTACACTGCAAGACTTTTCCACTATGTAGATTTGGAGATAAATGCCTGTATATCCATCCGAACTGCCGATTTGATTCTAAGTGTGTGCGTCCAGACTGCCCTTTCACGCATTCAAGTCGCCGCTCCTTTGTCACACAAATTATTCCACGACCTTCAGTTCCAGTGATGATTCCAGTGCCACCCCCTCGCAGTACAAACCCTCCACAATGCAAGTTTTTCCCATCTTGCAGCAATATGAACTGTCCATTTTTTCATCCCAAACCCTGCCGTTTTGGTATGAGCTGCAAGAACAGAGAACTCTCTTGCCCTTTCTTTCACCCACCCCTTCCATCAAAGGACAAACTCAAGTGGTCtgctgaaaaggaaaaaagtgtttcatGA
- the LOC112560586 gene encoding protein AATF-like, which produces MAFFEQFAEFNTAPASDDPEQDSDDVTQAQITYNEDDNEIIDNGASQLRRQTASFLSDTDTKYAGQKLSRKNLDWFDDKASESEGDESEWETGSESKLESESGTEDHSEESEEEEQQLYTFSSKVKQAAKKHEPENEFRFEDDEDYFKHAGSLDEAEDDFSENTEDDQSIEYHENSDDERGKTGKSKDSQEEEVLQTVATHQSDEIAKGRATIAQLGVWDSLMEGRIKLQKMLVLVNQLPQPDVWKQYVTEGSVREAAEKAQSMLQELLAALLQMQGKLLLNRTSVGDAIDIGDTVCKSDNNEAASLKRKHMYTDFDEICAKRHAGFCTYRNDTLHKWHDKTRLFSKKLKSFSAFDIPVLKQIDQVLSDRDRLVRRTQIKRSSYHVVGKPENAEKPEPSKLTKGSLDMQSTVVHDPEIFDDDDFYHQLLRDLIERKAEDASDPTLVSRQWLEIQKLRNKAKRKNVDTRASKGRKLRYNVHNKLVNFMAPMDSSTWSTEAKNDLFASLFKDAAAPVER; this is translated from the exons ATGGCGTTCTTCGAGCAATTTGCTGAGTTTAATACCGCACCTGCGTCTGACGATCCAGAACAGGATTCTGATGATG TAACCCAAGCACAGATCACTTACAACGAAGATGACAATGAAATCATTGACAATGGTGCATCACAGCTTCGACGTCAGACTGCATCATTTCTTTCTGACACTGATACAAAGTATGCAGGGCAAAAATTGTCTCGAAAGAATCTTGACTGGTTTGATGACAAAGCAAGTGAAAGTGAAG GAGATGAGTCAGAATGGGAAACAGGATCAGAATCAAAATTAGAATCTGAGTCAGGCACAGAAGACCACTCAGAAGAGAGTGAAGAGGAAGAGCAGCAGTTGTATACATTCAGTTCTAAAGTTAAGCAGGCAGCCAAGAAGCATGAGCCAGAAAATGAGTTCAG ATTTGAGGATGATGAAGACTACTTCAAGCATGCAGGCAGCCTAGATGAAGCAGAAGATGATTTCAGTGAAAATACTGAGGATGATCAAAGCATAGAATATCATGAAAATAGTGATGATGAACGTGGTAAAACTGGAAAATCAAAAGATAGTCAAG AAGAGGAAGTGCTCCAGACTGTAGCCACACACCAGAGTGATGAAATCGCAAAAGGCAGGGCAACCATTGCACAGCTTG GTGTGTGGGATAGCCTGATGGAGGGACGCATCAAGTTGCAGAAGATGCTAGTATTGGTAAACCAGCTACCCCAACCTGATGTCTGGAAACAGTATGTCACTGAAGGCAGTGTAAGGGAAGCTGCAGAAAAAG CTCAATCCATGCTGCAGGAACTGTTGGCTGCACTGCTTCAGATGCAGGGTAAGCTGCTGCTTAACAGGACTTCTGTTGGTGATGCCATTGACATTGGCGACACAGTTTGTAAAAG TGATAATAATGAAGCAGCATCTCTGAAGAGAAAGCACATGTATACTGATTTTGATGAGATTTGTGCCAAAAGACATGCTGGATTCTGCACATACAG GAATGACACACTTCACAAATGGCATGACAAGACACGGCTGTTTTCAAAGAAACTGAAGTCATTCAGTGCTTTTGACATTCCAGTCCTAAAACAGATTGACCAG GTACTAAGTGACCGGGACAGGCTTGTACGTCGCACCCAGATTAAACGTTCATCATACCATGTGGTTGGAAAACCTGAAAATGCAGAGAAGCCAGAACCTTCTAAACTGACCAAAGGATCACTAGACATGCAG TCCACAGTGGTACATGACCCAGAAATCTTTGATGATGACGACTTTTACCACCAGCTGTTGCGTGACTTGATTGAACGAAAGGCTGAAGATGCCTCAGATCCCACCTTGGTCAGCAG GCAGTGGCTCGAGATTCAAAAGCTGCGAAACAAGGCTAAACGCAAAAATGTGGACACTCGAGCTAGCAAAGGCAGAAAGTTAAG GTACAATGTCCACAACAAGCTGGTTAACTTCATGGCACCAATGGATTCTTCTACCTGGTCAACAGAAGCTAA GAATGACCTGTTTGCATCATTATTTAAGGATGCAGCTGCGCCAGTGGAAAGATGA